The segment aaatggcaagcaataggttATACTGGAGTATAGGAGGAagtcatttggtgtaaacctaattcggcctgaccttgtttttccaaaagggcctgacgtggccattCAGCATGCCTTGTATGTCTgatttaagcatttgctatgtccccaaaacaagaaaaaatggctttaaaagtgcaacttcccccacattggcatttccttaaggatgagcatctctccccaggctaggaactgattgctgtgcccaccctgtgaccgcccagctccagacaacagacgtgtctcctgctgtgtccatcaattgctgtgctgacagagcagtcttgtgactactgtaaaagggacatttcaatcatatgtgatacacgCTCTTTGaggatatataaccactctgaacaccctacttctttggtgcccttctttccttggggaaaaaaggcccccgggctatatggtcctcacatttgcctcagaataaactcaccccagattttcatttatagattggttatggattattgtCGTCACCAAGTTAAAAGGGGTTACATTAAATGATAAGTATTACCTAAGTAAGGGTCTTCTTTCTACCCCTTAAACTCAGAAAGCCTGAGTCTACAGAGAACACATGTCCAGAGAAGTTTAAGAGTTTATTTACTTCAGTATATAACATATAAACACATTTGTGATTCCTAGCCAAGGCTTAGGTTTAAGGAGAAGAACCAGCTAGGTTTTATGACCCATGACAACTACTATTTATTCCCAGAACTCATCTGTCACAGCAAATGCAATTCCTTGCTAGTTTTTGTCCTGTTCTCAAAAAATGCACGGATTTTTCCTATCCAAGTTCATACTTAACATATAAGACAAAATTAGCCAATGCCTCATTTCACATTAGCTTTGGATCACGTGACAAACACCtttaaaattcctttgaaaaagatACGTTGAACCTTTCACACGATATCATTAAGTCTcttaaaaataagaggaaaaagtgAACAAAGTTTCCTGAGGCAGAAAAGTCTACCCCATATTAACGTTCTAGAACTATATTAATTCAAACTAAAAGTTTCAGTcaaaacatttattcttttccttaattGGGTGAAACCGTGATACGAAGATTGTGAGCCTGCCTTAAATTTCTCATGTGTTACACTTTGTGTCCAAAACTTTATATAAAACCACACATGACTTTCTTTCACGATGCATACTGTAGCAACTCAGATTTAATTGTATGTGCTTTGAAATAAACTCTCTCAGATTTGAAAAGACCAGCTCCAGTTAGAGCTGCACAGTAATATCAACAAGGACCTCAGTTACAGCCGTGAAcacacaggaagaagagagaaaggactaGAGAGAGAACAAATGCTCATTTATATGATTTCCAACTGGTAGCAACCAGATCCAGAACACTAGCGTGGTGTCAGTGCTCCTTGAGTAATTAGGAAGGGTAATTTGAATGTGCTTGAGTGGAATAACCACATGCCACACTAGCTAGGACTAGTTAAATTATAATATCTAAGGATAACAATTTTACGTGAAGTGCTAAAgtttggaatagaaaaaaaattgctaaacAGGAACTTCGAGCCTTCTGCAGCTAACAGAGTCTAAAAGCCTTTCTCGAAAGTGACGATGGAATATGGAGACAAAAATAGACTCATAAAATTACTGTAAGACTGCAGGTGAGTTTTATTAACACCTCTGTGTTTTCACTAAAGGCTACAACCTAGAAGTTGTACCAAATCCTGAGGAACCctcatttaaaaagatgtttaaaaggATGTAAACATTCTCATGAATACAATGGCAACAAGAATGGAGGCCTCAGTGTTTGTTCCTGCATTAAGGTATGGAGCCACCAGCAGGACCACTTCACCAAATGCCCTGTTTCAGCTGGGCTCCCAAGGGAGCCatcactgttattttttaaaaggcgaAAGATTTATATGATCTGAAAAATAACCAGAATATTCATTTTAAAGCGCAGCCCTGGGAAGATTCACAGAGCAGCACAACCGCCACCTTTAATCCATTCTCAGGAATTGGCTCCAAACTGAGGCATCGAGTCAGGCTGCATTCCGCACCAGGGAAGCAGGAGTCATGTCAGCAACACTGGGATTTGCTCGCTGCTGGCGGGGTCTCCTGGTCCAGTTTAATTTTGCTTCCATCGTTTTCTTCATTAGGAAAGCTTTGGTAGTTCTCAAGAATATTCTCCACTAGGAACCGGGCTGCTTCATCAATGTTTATGTTATCCTGTAATATGAGAAACAGGACCAAGTCTTAGGATTAATTCTTAGGAGAAAACATTAAGAGCATTAACGGGAACTGGGGAACTTCATCAGAGGGGGCATTGATCAGCTCCATCTGAAGTGCTTGCTCCCTGAGTTCAATGCTATCGAGTAATGCGGCTAAGGACCCCTCTTCTTTTTACACAGATCCATCCTTTCTGCTGTTCCGGTTTTAAACTTTGCCACTCAGGTTCAAAGAACTATCTCTGTGGTTGAAAACGAATCTTCACCCGGCTCTGGGTTGCCACGCACTTGAATGAAagcactaaaaggaaaaaatttctgCCCTTGAACATCTAATTCAAGTATCCAGGATACATTGTGAAGAGAAACGGCAAAGGGCTCAGGCCACATCAAATATGATAAATACAACATGTTGCTCCCCCATCTCTGAGTAATTATGACTTTTAGTTGTCATGTATAAATTAGTCTGGAACAACATTGTTGGCATGATGTCCACTAAGGATAGCCTAAGGAATCAGCAGCTATTACATGTGTGTGACTGATTTATAAGTTGTCATTAAATACACAATGAgtatttaacatttcatttttcaataaTTTCACATGTACAAAAACATtgcaaaaatagtaaaaaattcTTCCTATCTTCACCCATATTCCTCAATCGTCAACATCTGAGATTAACTAGAGCacaattatcaaaaccaggaaattagaTAACGTCACTGCACCAGCATTAATCTCTCCAGTCTATTCACATTTCACCAACCGTCTCAAGGTCCCGTTGCTGATGCAGGTGAGCAGCTGGATTTCGTGGTCCCATCTCTGCAGTCTCCCTTAATTTGGGACAGTTCCTCAgtctccttgtctttcatgactttgacacTCCTGGCGAGTACTGGCCAGAGACCATCCCTCAGTTTGGGTCTGTTTGATGTTTCCTTATCATTAAATTCaaattatgcatttttggcaggaatacgACATTAAGTGATTTGCCCTCAGTGTACGAGGAGGCACATTTGCTTAAAGTCAGGTCTGTGAGGCTTCTCTCCCAAAAAGTTACTGTTTTTCGCTTTGCATTTGGCAAGTACAaatatgtaaatatcctgtttttcACCATATTTTTTCCCCACTCATTTTAGCATTTTAGCTTCAATTAATTCTCCCTAAAACCATTATTACTGTGGTATTCAATGGTGACTTTCTActtccatcattccttctactTTTATTGGTTGGAATTCTACTGTTAGGAAGGGCCTTCAcctctctcccatttatttattcatttgtttattcatatcATGAGCTATTATTTTATCCTATGAATTAAATCCATTACAATATTATTTACTTTGTTGCTCAAATGGTCTTAGATTTTGGAGCTACTGTAAGTAGGCTCCTGTGGCTTTGTGACATGTCTCCATCACTTTGTGAGTGAGCCCTGTGCTATTTATTCAGGCATTTTTTCCCGCATCAGCACAAGCTTTTTGCCTCTACTCTCAAGGTAAGTGTTCACTTTAATTACAGTATTGATCTTTGAATGTCCAAATATCATTCAGCCCCCACCATCCccattatataaataattataatgttCTCTAAACGCATTTAGTAGCAATCGATTAGGGACAGAAATTTCCATATTATAGTGTAATTAGTCACACTTTTTCCTATTAGAAATCTATTATTTGCTATAagagtaaaaagataaaattcatgcAATCAAAACTGTGTTTCAGCTACATTCCTATTGGAATTCAGATCGCTGGAATTCAAGCAAAAATCAGATTTGAAAGAAGCTGCTGGCCAGCTCAGAAGTATAGGTTTTGGTGACACTTAGGCAGTACTTTAAGCCTTGACTAAAATGTCTAACCTGAATTTTATATTACTGTTATTCTCTTGGAACATCTTGGTTTATTACTAAGGAAATTCTGCAGATGGTGCTTCTAATACATTTACAGGAAAGCACAGCATACCTGAAACTTTTACTCTTAGCCAATGTTTCCTCCTTACTTCTACATGTAACCCCGttcataaatttaacaaaactggAGACTTACGCAGTCTCAAGCTACAGGTCACATGATACTATCGTTTACGACTCTTTCCTCTCGATTCTGGGGACAAATTTGGATTTCTTACCTAAATGATTAACTCAAATAAAACCTAAAGAGGAAATTTTATCTGTAATACATACATCTCTTCCACCAGATTTCATGCTCTAATGAACATCTACACATACCTACTAATTTTTTTCCAGCAAAGACAGGAAGTAACGTAAATCACCTGACACACACATAGCAGACGGCATGGCTTCCACAATAAGTTCCTATAAGAACCCTTTCCTCTGTGATCTCTCCCCTCTTGTCTAAGTGCTGGTGCAGCACCTCTGGGCTTCATCTCTTTTCCACCTCTACTTTCATTTATAAAACTAAATTTGAAGATGGTGGAATATGTTTATTCAAACAAATTGCCTTTAGCTTAGGAGTAAACACTTCTGCCTCCAGCAGACACTATTTTTTCCAATCATTCCATCATCACTCAGTATTTCCCAAGTAGTTCTTTTGTGCGGTCTCTCATAGCTTTGCTTTCATTATCCTGATCATCAGTGGCACCAAATAACCTTCCACTTTTTGGGTGGGTTTCTGGTAAGCTAAAAGTAGTAAGTGGGTGATTTGGAAGAACAAtactttcttaaaatatatacaagaaattCACAGAAGGCATCCTAAAAGCTGGACCTGTGTTAAGATTACACCAAATTTATAGtttcgaggggctggccccatggccgagtggttaagtttgcacgctctgctccggcggcccagggtttcactggttcggatcctgggcacagacgtggcactgctcgttaggccatgttgaagtggcgtcccacgtgccacaactagaagcattcacaattaaaatatacaactatgtactgggggatttggggagaaaaagaagaaaaaagattggcaacagttgttagcccaggtggcaaactttagaggaaaaaaaaattatagtttcGCGTTTGTCACCACAGAAGTTCTCAAACCTTTCGTCATTCTTACATAAGTCTGATTGTCATCTGATCTCTAAGGTGAAACTTTCAATGCACATAAAGAAGTACCCTTCGCCCTCAAAATTCTGTGCttgtaattttcacttttttcttcttgtatatCTAAACTGTTAGGATTCTTCAACAGTcaacttaaatttttctttttctgcaaaaaaCATTTTACCCAGCTTCCtaaaatgaatgagagaaaaatttcCCACTCTACTATTCATGAAGAAGCATGTCACAAATGTTGACACCTCTTCCTCTTGTTCAAATTCCGTCACACACAGTTAAGATGAAACTCCTCAAACATCATCTGACTACAACTTCTCTCTGACCTTTACAACACCTTTGTTAGTCCTGCACACGCCCGGTATCTTCACAAGGCGCATCTATGTGTCTATAGCTCGGTAAGCCTTTTGTAAAAACCAAAAATGCTTGTGCCTGTCAACACACTTCGTTCCCCATAAACTCCAGTTGCATGAGAAATGCTTCATTTAAAGACTCAAATTCACAGAAAATGTCACTGTCCTTTGCTCTAAATCatagctcatttttattttaatgtaaaatctACCCTTCTATTCACCTCTCCACTAACCAGTTTTGGAAGCCTTCCTGCTGCTGACTGAAAGAAGCTAAAACACACCCACACTAGGCTTCCAAGGaccaggcacacagacccatctAAACACCGAATAGTTACAGCTCAGATTAACAAGTCAACAGCAGAGCCGTTCTCACCTTTGCAGAGGTTTCAAACCATCCAGTGAAGCCATGTTCTTTGCAGAACTGGTCCATCTGGGGAGGGTTCTGGCCACCTTCCTTTTTCTGGTCACATTTGTTAGCTAAGAGGACAGCAGGAATAGGGCTGCCATTTGGAAGATGGACTTTGCTATCCAGATCGCTCTTCCATTTTAAGACTGCCTCAAACGTGGAACCTCTTGATATATCAAAGACTACGAAAGCCCCGACAGCTTCTTTGTAGTATACTCGGGTCATGTTGCCAAAACGCTCCTGccctagaaataaatataataagagATGAAAAACCCATAATTCAGACAGAGTCTATACTTCGATATAACCCCTCTGAACCCAAGAATAATGTTATAAACACATATCTCTCATTCCATAACAACAGATACTGGTAGTATTAAGGACATATGCACAGAACTACAACCCACACTGCAGAAGGGGCTGATCACATGGTCTGAGTACATATTTAACTAGTTCTATGTTCTGTGCATGTACAACACATTCTCCATAAACATCAAGATGACAGTACTTAAAGCTACAGTTCTTAAAAGCTACCATTTTCCTCCTCCACCCGCCTTGGTCTAAGAGAAAAGAAGtattaacagaaaaaaggaaactgggagtggagggaagaagagacaagaatagaagaaaatgaaacttgcAGGAAGCAGATAAGCATAGTGGGTAAAACGCTAGTCAAAAAGATTAGGACTAGACACGACATAAAGAGCtcatgttttttttccttcccatctcTAGCCTATACTCGCTCTCCACTCAATACGAAGACTCCTCTCATCTGAGGCAGACATATGCAAACCTACTATTTTAGAACAAAAAGTGGCACAACTGGTTGTGTTATGAAAAGAAGGATCAATTACAGAATTCTTCAAATAtcactgtagttttaaaataattcaacattTTATATACTTTGGGAAAAAACCTACTGCTTAACACACCGCATAGGACTTTGCAAAGCATTCTCTCACTATCTGACATCATACTACTCTTTGACACAGGAAGGACCCTTATCTTCATCTGACAGACAGGAAAACACAGAGCTGCTTTGCCAGGAGCACACAGCACCAACTAAGGAAGAGTGGACTTGAACCTGAGTCTTCTGACTCCCACGTGCTACAGAAATATGATGCCAGCCATTCTGAGCTATCTTGCAGTTGCCTTGACTTCTAAATCTTGCATCTTCAGTCTGTCAAGTTGCCCACTAGAGTGCTAAGGAAAGATGACTGGCAATCAAGACAAATCTAAGATTTATAACTCTCTGACCAGTGATAAAAACATTAGGGCACTTTCCTACTAAAACACATGATGAAACACATGCTTTGTCTACATTTTATTAATAGTCACAAATGAAGAGCTACCCCCAAATTAATATGCTTTCTTTTCCAAATTCTACTATGCCATCATACAATTTTAG is part of the Equus caballus isolate H_3958 breed thoroughbred chromosome 31, TB-T2T, whole genome shotgun sequence genome and harbors:
- the RAB32 gene encoding ras-related protein Rab-32, with the protein product MAGGGAGEPGRGAAAGPETREHLFKVLVIGELGVGKTSIIKRYVHQLFSQHYRATIGVDFALKVLNWDNRTLVRLQLWDIAGQERFGNMTRVYYKEAVGAFVVFDISRGSTFEAVLKWKSDLDSKVHLPNGSPIPAVLLANKCDQKKEGGQNPPQMDQFCKEHGFTGWFETSAKDNINIDEAARFLVENILENYQSFPNEENDGSKIKLDQETPPAASKSQCC